A genomic stretch from Caulobacter sp. FWC2 includes:
- a CDS encoding nucleoside hydrolase codes for MRLIIDTDTAGDDVFSLMLALTRPGVTVEAITIAHGNVGFVQHAENALVTLERCSKAGEVPVYLGAQTPFARAPLDAAYVFGHDGMSDSGFPRTTQRPAEGHAVDELVRRIMAAPGEITLIAQAPLTNIALAYLREPRIAKALRHLWVMGGTDNGVGNVTPAAEYNFYVDPEAAKIVVNAGFNLSIATWTLTLQDGLWSTAQLAELEALDTDKARFFTDVNRASLAFARETEGLDGSLHPDALTCALALDERLILEAEDCVVDVETMGELTRGYLSVSHAILPDIEIADPALKRRLPNARVVKKVDQAGFFAAMKNALL; via the coding sequence ATGCGCCTCATCATCGACACCGACACCGCCGGCGACGACGTCTTTTCGCTGATGCTGGCCCTCACCCGCCCTGGTGTGACTGTCGAGGCGATCACCATCGCTCACGGCAATGTCGGCTTCGTCCAGCATGCCGAGAACGCGCTGGTGACGCTGGAGCGGTGCAGCAAGGCCGGCGAAGTTCCCGTCTATCTGGGCGCCCAGACGCCGTTCGCGCGCGCGCCGCTCGACGCGGCCTATGTCTTCGGCCACGACGGCATGAGCGACAGCGGCTTTCCCAGGACCACCCAGCGTCCCGCCGAGGGGCACGCCGTCGATGAACTGGTCCGGCGGATCATGGCCGCGCCCGGCGAGATCACCCTGATCGCCCAGGCGCCGCTGACCAATATCGCCCTGGCCTATCTGCGCGAGCCGCGCATCGCCAAGGCGCTGAGGCATCTCTGGGTGATGGGCGGCACGGACAATGGCGTCGGCAATGTCACCCCGGCGGCCGAGTACAATTTCTATGTCGATCCAGAGGCCGCCAAGATCGTCGTCAACGCCGGCTTCAACCTGTCGATCGCCACCTGGACCCTCACCCTTCAGGACGGCCTGTGGAGCACGGCGCAACTGGCGGAGCTGGAGGCGTTAGACACGGACAAGGCGCGGTTCTTCACAGACGTGAACCGCGCCTCGCTCGCCTTCGCCCGTGAAACCGAGGGGCTGGACGGCAGCCTGCATCCGGACGCCCTGACCTGCGCCCTCGCGCTCGACGAGCGGTTGATCCTGGAGGCCGAGGACTGCGTGGTCGATGTCGAGACGATGGGCGAGCTGACCCGCGGCTATCTCAGTGTTTCGCACGCGATCCTGCCGGATATAGAGATCGCCGATCCTGCCCTCAAACGTCGACTACCCAACGCAAGGGTCGTCAAGAAGGTCGACCAGGCCGGTTTCTTCGCCGCCATGAAGAACGCCCTGCTTTAA
- the sidA gene encoding cell division inhibitor SidA, which produces MIRIARESLALVSVASFVWMMCTVANLVA; this is translated from the coding sequence ATGATCCGTATCGCCCGTGAGTCTTTGGCCCTTGTGTCGGTCGCCAGCTTCGTCTGGATGATGTGTACGGTCGCCAACCTGGTGGCTTGA
- the dnaE gene encoding DNA polymerase III subunit alpha, with protein MADEEGQGFVHLRVRSAYSLLEGAIKADQIGKLAAGIGMPAAAIADRANLFGALEYSSYAKDAGVQPIIGCAIPITGIGGGPTERWARAPTIVLLAQNERGYLNLSELSSIAYLDSAELPEPIVPWAKVIEHNEGLILLSGGTDGPVDALFAAGKTAEASAALAEMHRVFGDRFYVELQRHGLPKQAAAEPGLVNWAYEHDAPLVATNDVYFAKESFYDAHDALLCISDGSFVGQDERRRVTPEHWFKPAADMRKLFSDLPEACDNTLDIARRCAFMVHKRDPILPSFPTGDGRNEAEELEHQAREGLKARFVGLTLSATEEEYWKRLEFELDIIKKMGFPGYFLIVSDFIKWGKTHGIPVGPGRGSGAGSLVAWVLTITDLDPLRFGLLFERFLNPERVSMPDFDVDFCQERREEVISYVQEKYGRDRVAQIITFGSLQARAVLRDVGRVMQLPLGLVDRLCKMVPNNPAAPVTLAQAIDLEPRLKQAKKEDANVSACLDVALQLEGLFRNASTHAAGVVIGDRPLTQLTPLYKDPRSDLPATQFNMKWVESAGLVKFDFLGLKTLTVLDRAVKHLKKRGFEIDLGKLAFDDTKTYELLASGQTVGVFQLESQGMRDTLRKMRCGSIEEITALISLYRPGPMDNIDTFVDCKFGRKPVDTLHPSLETVLKETYGVIVYQEQVMQIAQILAGYSLGEADLLRRAMGKKKKEEMDLQKIRFVSGAKEKNVPEEQSGSIFELVAKFAGYGFNKSHAAAYAFISYQTAWLKANTPVEFFAASMSLDLSNTDKLAVFHQDARKFDITVRAPDVNVSGADFEVENGEVLYALGAIRNVGLEAMKHLVAIREEGGPFRDIFDFVERIDPKQVNKRAIENLARAGAFDQIHKNRAQIVASADVLIAHAQSCHADRQGGQGGLFGSDPGAGRPRLSKTENWNQVDLLDEELSAVGFYLTGHPLEDVVGMLRRRRTVMLTEAMAQAEAGMEALRMCGVVRRRQERASQSGEKFAFVSLSDPTGEYEVLFPPESLRKCRDVLEPGKAVVIKVRAKARDGEVRFFGDDAEPIEKAIENVVAGLRVHLSPSATEIQALKRRLEPAQGQKGGEVTFVAAIGGGREIEMRLPGRYTLDAALRGALKTAPGVALLEDV; from the coding sequence ATGGCGGACGAGGAGGGACAGGGTTTCGTCCATCTGCGGGTTCGCTCTGCCTATTCGCTGCTGGAAGGGGCTATCAAGGCCGACCAGATCGGCAAGCTGGCCGCCGGGATCGGCATGCCGGCCGCGGCCATCGCGGACCGCGCCAACCTGTTTGGCGCGCTTGAGTATTCGTCCTACGCCAAGGATGCAGGGGTCCAGCCGATCATTGGCTGCGCCATTCCGATCACCGGCATCGGCGGCGGACCGACCGAGCGCTGGGCCCGGGCCCCGACGATCGTGCTGCTGGCCCAGAACGAGCGGGGCTATCTCAACCTCTCCGAACTGTCGTCGATCGCCTATCTCGACAGCGCCGAGTTGCCCGAGCCAATCGTGCCCTGGGCCAAGGTCATAGAACACAACGAAGGCCTGATCCTGCTGTCGGGCGGAACGGACGGTCCGGTCGACGCCCTGTTCGCCGCCGGCAAGACGGCCGAGGCCTCGGCGGCTCTGGCCGAGATGCATCGCGTGTTCGGCGACCGGTTCTACGTCGAGCTCCAGCGCCATGGGCTGCCCAAGCAGGCTGCAGCCGAGCCAGGTCTGGTCAACTGGGCCTACGAGCACGACGCGCCGCTGGTCGCCACCAACGACGTCTACTTCGCCAAGGAAAGCTTCTACGACGCTCACGATGCGCTGCTGTGCATTTCCGACGGCTCGTTCGTCGGCCAGGATGAGCGGCGGCGGGTAACGCCCGAGCACTGGTTCAAGCCGGCGGCCGACATGCGCAAGCTGTTCTCCGACCTGCCGGAGGCCTGCGACAACACCCTCGATATCGCCCGCCGCTGCGCCTTCATGGTGCACAAGCGCGATCCGATCCTGCCCAGCTTCCCGACCGGCGATGGTCGCAACGAGGCCGAGGAGCTGGAGCACCAGGCGCGGGAAGGCCTGAAGGCGCGCTTCGTGGGCCTGACCTTGTCGGCGACCGAGGAGGAGTATTGGAAGCGCCTCGAGTTCGAACTCGACATCATCAAGAAGATGGGGTTCCCCGGCTACTTCCTGATCGTGTCGGACTTCATCAAGTGGGGAAAGACCCACGGCATTCCGGTCGGTCCGGGACGGGGTTCTGGCGCCGGCTCGCTGGTCGCCTGGGTGCTGACCATCACCGACCTCGACCCGCTGCGCTTCGGCCTGCTGTTCGAACGCTTCCTCAATCCGGAACGGGTTTCCATGCCCGACTTCGACGTCGACTTCTGTCAGGAGCGGCGCGAAGAGGTGATTTCCTACGTGCAGGAGAAGTACGGCCGCGACCGCGTGGCCCAGATTATCACCTTCGGTTCGCTGCAAGCGCGGGCCGTGCTGCGCGACGTCGGCCGGGTGATGCAGCTGCCTTTGGGTCTGGTCGACCGTCTCTGCAAGATGGTGCCCAACAACCCGGCCGCGCCGGTGACCCTGGCCCAGGCCATCGACCTTGAGCCGCGCCTCAAGCAGGCCAAGAAGGAAGACGCCAACGTCTCGGCCTGTCTTGACGTGGCCCTGCAGCTGGAAGGCCTGTTCCGCAACGCCTCGACCCACGCCGCCGGCGTGGTGATCGGCGACCGGCCGCTGACCCAGTTGACCCCGCTTTACAAGGATCCGCGTTCGGACCTGCCCGCCACCCAGTTCAACATGAAATGGGTCGAGAGCGCCGGTCTGGTGAAATTCGACTTCCTGGGCCTCAAGACCCTGACGGTTTTGGACCGGGCGGTGAAGCACCTGAAGAAGCGCGGGTTCGAGATCGATCTCGGCAAGCTGGCCTTCGACGACACCAAGACCTACGAGCTGCTCGCCTCCGGCCAGACGGTCGGGGTGTTCCAGCTCGAAAGCCAGGGTATGCGGGACACGCTGCGGAAGATGCGCTGCGGCTCGATCGAGGAGATCACCGCGCTGATCTCGCTCTATCGTCCGGGCCCGATGGACAACATCGACACCTTCGTCGACTGCAAGTTCGGCCGCAAACCCGTCGATACCCTGCATCCGTCGCTGGAGACGGTGCTGAAGGAGACCTACGGCGTCATCGTCTACCAGGAACAGGTGATGCAGATCGCCCAGATCCTAGCTGGCTACAGCCTGGGTGAGGCCGACCTCCTGCGTCGCGCCATGGGTAAGAAGAAGAAGGAGGAGATGGATCTCCAGAAGATCCGTTTCGTCTCCGGCGCCAAGGAAAAGAACGTCCCCGAGGAACAGTCGGGCTCGATCTTCGAACTGGTGGCCAAGTTCGCCGGCTATGGCTTCAACAAGTCGCACGCCGCCGCCTATGCCTTCATCTCGTACCAGACGGCCTGGCTGAAGGCGAATACGCCCGTCGAGTTCTTCGCCGCCTCGATGAGCCTGGATCTGTCGAACACCGACAAGCTGGCGGTCTTCCACCAGGACGCCCGCAAGTTCGACATCACGGTGCGGGCGCCGGACGTCAATGTCTCGGGCGCCGACTTCGAGGTCGAGAACGGCGAGGTTCTCTACGCCCTGGGCGCCATCCGCAACGTCGGCCTGGAGGCCATGAAGCACCTTGTGGCGATCCGCGAAGAGGGCGGGCCGTTCCGTGACATCTTCGACTTCGTCGAGCGGATCGATCCCAAACAGGTCAACAAGCGCGCCATCGAGAACCTGGCCCGGGCGGGGGCTTTCGACCAGATCCACAAGAACCGCGCCCAGATCGTGGCCTCGGCCGACGTGCTGATCGCCCATGCCCAAAGCTGTCACGCCGACCGCCAGGGCGGGCAGGGCGGCCTGTTCGGCTCTGACCCGGGCGCCGGGCGCCCACGCCTGTCCAAGACCGAGAACTGGAACCAGGTCGACCTCCTGGACGAGGAGCTGTCGGCCGTCGGCTTCTACCTGACCGGTCACCCGCTGGAGGATGTGGTCGGCATGCTGCGCCGGCGTCGCACCGTGATGCTGACCGAGGCCATGGCCCAGGCCGAAGCCGGCATGGAGGCCCTGCGCATGTGCGGCGTCGTGCGTCGCCGCCAGGAGCGCGCCTCGCAGAGCGGCGAGAAATTCGCCTTCGTCTCGTTGTCGGACCCGACCGGCGAATACGAGGTGCTGTTCCCGCCGGAATCGCTGCGCAAGTGCCGTGACGTGCTGGAGCCGGGCAAGGCCGTGGTCATCAAGGTCCGCGCCAAGGCTCGCGACGGCGAGGTCCGTTTCTTCGGCGACGACGCCGAGCCGATCGAGAAGGCCATCGAGAACGTGGTGGCTGGCCTGCGCGTCCACCTGTCGCCGTCGGCGACCGAGATCCAGGCGTTGAAGCGTCGCCTCGAACCCGCACAGGGCCAGAAGGGCGGCGAGGTCACCTTCGTGGCCGCCATTGGCGGCGGCCGCGAGATCGAGATGCGCCTGCCGGGCCGTTACACGCTGGATGCAGCCCTGCGCGGGGCGCTGAAGACCGCACCGGGCGTGGCGTTGCTTGAGGATGTGTAG